From one Cynocephalus volans isolate mCynVol1 chromosome X, mCynVol1.pri, whole genome shotgun sequence genomic stretch:
- the LOC134366667 gene encoding probable ATP-dependent RNA helicase DDX53: protein MSRVPDWKRAERSPGAPGASCDGRSDRGSSWNGPSGGLGPRAAGSHEPPLCFRLENHLVGSVIGRGGSKIKDLQRSTNTKIQIKRGDCEAVVKIFGSKDMKAKAKAAIDTLIKRQERYRSESDVDNAASQPPVGRDVSTVNVVREAPPLIDLDRIKAEAVAWEKRKWADLPPIKKDFYTESKATSSMSKEQVDKWRKENYNVMCDDLKDGEKRPIPNPACEFEDAFRPYTELMKSITRAGFQKPTPIQAQAWPIALKGVDLIGVAQTGTGKTLSYLMPGFIHLDGQPISREQRNGPGMLVLTPTRELALQVEAECSKYSYKGLKSICIYGGRNREGQIQGITKGVDIIIATPGRLNDLQMNKFVDLRSITYLVLDEADKMLHLGLEHQIKKILLDVRPDRQTVMTSATWPDSVRTLAQSYLKEPMIVYVGTLDPVAVNTVKQNIIVTTEAEKRALIQEFLENMSPKDKVIVFVNRKLVVDDLSSDFGIQGLPVQSLHGDREQCDREEALEDFKSGKVKILITTDLVSRGLDVNDITHVYNYDFPQNIEEYIHRVGRTGRAGKTGKSISLITQDNSKIANELIQILKRANQSVPEDLVAMAKRYNFHKQKKGTQ, encoded by the coding sequence ATGTCCCGGGTCCCGGACTGGAAGAGGGCAGAGCGTAGTCCAGGAGCTCCTGGGGCCAGCTGTGATGGCAGAAGTGACAGAGGCAGCAGTTGGAATGGCCCCTCAGGCGGTTTGGGTCCTAGAGCCGCAGGCTCCCATGAACCACCACTCTGCTTTAGACTGGAGAACCACCTGGTTGGCTCAGTCATTGGTCGTGGtgggtcaaaaataaaagacctacagCGTTCGACAAAcactaaaatacagataaaaaggGGGGATTGCGAAGCAGTAGTGAAAATTTTTGGCAGCAAAGATATGAAAGCAAAGGCCAAGGCAGCTATAGATACTcttattaaaagacaagaaaggtaCCGTTCAGAATCGGATGTGGATAATGCTGCGTCCCAACCTCCTGTTGGGAGAGACGTAAGCACAGTTAACGTTGTCAGAGAAGCTCCACCATTGATTGATTTGGATCGTATTAAGGCAGAAGCCGTGgcgtgggaaaaaagaaagtgggcagATTTACCACCAATTAAGAAAGACTTTTACACAGAATCCAAAGCTACAAGCTCCATGTCTAAAGAACAGGTAGacaagtggaggaaagaaaattacaacgtAATGTGTGATGACTTGAAAGATGGTGAGAAGCGTCCCATCCCTAATCCAGCTTGTGAATTTGAGGACGCTTTCCGTCCATACACAGAACTTATGAAAAGCATAACAAGGGCGGGTTTTCAAAAACCAACACCAATTCAGGCACAGGCATGGCCCATTGCCTTAAAAGGAGTAGATCTTATAGGAGTTGCCCAAACTGGCACAGGCAAAACATTGTCCTACTTAATGCCTGGGTTTATTCATCTTGATGGTCAACCGATATCTAGAGAACAAAGGAATGGACCTGGCATGCTAGTCCTCACTCCCACCAGAGAATTAGCTCTTCAGGTGGAAGCTGAATgttctaaatattcatataaaggtcTGAAAAGTATTTGTATATATGGTGGTAGAAATAGAGAAGGACAAATTCAAGGCATTACCAAAGGTGTAGATATCATTATTGCAACTCCTGGAAGACTGAATGACCTGCAAATGAATAAGTTTGTTGACCTACGAAGCATAACCTACTTGGTCTTAGATGAGGCAGATAAAATGCTACATCTGGGGCTTGAGCAccagattaagaaaattttgttagatgtgCGCCCAGATCGGCAGACTGTTATGACAAGTGCAACTTGGCCAGATTCTGTCCGTACACTTGCACAGTCTTATTTGAAAGAGCCTATGATTGTTTATGTTGGCACTCTGGATCCAGTTGCTGTAAACACAGTGAAGCAAAATATAATCGttaccacagaagcagaaaaacgaGCTCTTATCCAAGAATTCCTAGAGAATATGtcaccaaaagacaaagtcatagtGTTTGTCAACCGAAAACTTGTTGTTGATGACTTATCAAgtgattttggtatccaaggcCTCCCTGTGCAATCACTACATGGTGACAGAGAGCAATGTGATCGAGAGGAAGCATTAGAAgactttaaaagtggaaaagtgaAGATATTGATTACAACTGATTTAGTATCCCGAGGACTTGATGTTAACGATATCACACacgtatataattatgatttcccACAAAACATTGAAGAATATATCCACAGAGTAGGACGTACTGGACGAGCAGGAAAGACTGGAAAGTCAATTTCCCTTATCACTCAAGATAATTCAAAGATCGCCAATGAATTGattcaaattctgaaaagagCAAATCAGAGTGTCCCAGAAGATCTTGTAGCGATGGCCAAGCGATACAACttccataaacaaaaaaaggggacacag